A segment of the Hydrogenimonas thermophila genome:
TATGCCTGTAACAAAAGGTACGATAATTGCAAAGCTCAATAGTGAAGAATTTAAAGCGCAAAAAAGATCAGTTGAAAGAGAGATTGAAGCTAAATACAAAGAGTTAGAAGCTTATAAAACAGATTTAGAGATCTCAAAAGTTATAATACCTCAACTTTTAGAAAAGGCTAAAAATAGTTTAAAAGTCAAAGAGGCACAAAAAAGAGAGCTATCTCAAAATATTGCATTGCAAAAGGCGTTATTGGCTCAAGATGAAAGAGATTTAAAAAGGTTAGAAAACCTATATTCTCAAAATCTTATTCAAAAAGAGATGTTAGAGAAGGGAAAATTAAAGTATGACATTGATCTTCATAAGCTTGAAGCTCTGCAACAAAAGATGTTACAGATAGATGAAGCTATTAAAATAGCTAAAAGTGATCTTAGAGATGCTCAAGCAACACAAAAGAAGATTTATGTGTTAAAATATAATATTGAAGCATTAAAAGATGGCATAAAAGCACTTGAAGCAAAAAAAGATCAGATTGAGGCTATTTTGGCTGAGATGATGCTTCGCTCACCTATAGATGGATTTATTGTTGAAAAGATTGCTAATACTGGAGAGGTAGTTGGTACAGGAATGCCGATTGTAACACTTATAGATCCACATACTCTATATTTAAAAATATTTTTAGACACTATTCAAAACGGTAAAATAAAGCTTCACGACAAAGCAGTAATTTTTCTTGATGCATTGCCAAATTACCCTATAAAAGCAGAGGTAGTACGAATTGCTCAAAAAGCTGAATTTACCCCAAAAGAGGTAAGTGTAAGAAGTGATCGAATTCAGAGAGTTTTTGCTGTTTATCTAAAACCGTTAAAAGTTGATCCTCTTTTAAAATTAGGTATACCGGCTATAGGAGTTATATCTCTTAATGGAAAAGATTTGCCTAAATCATTAAATGAAATTCCAGTGCAATGAAGATAGATCGAAATATTGTAGTATTAGGCTTTGTAAGTTACTTTACCGATATGGCATCGGCTATGATAAATCCTATTTTTCCCATATTTTTAGTTACTGTTTTGCATCAGGGCGTAGATAAACTTGGAATAGTTGTAGCTGTTGCAACTTTTGTATCTTATGCTCTTAGACTTATTTCAGGGTATATATCGGACCGTTATGGTGTAGTTAAACCTCTTGTTGTATGGGGTTATGCCTTTTCAGTATTTTCAAAGCCATTAATCGGTTTAAGTCAAGACTATAAAAGTGTAGCTGTCTTAAAAGCTGTTGAACGTTTAGGAAAAGCATTGCGTTCAGCTCCAAAAGACTCAATGATTGCTCATTACAGTCCTAAAAAATTGACTGGTAAAACATTTGGATTCCATAAAACTCTTGATATTGCTGGTGAGCTTAGTGGAACTTTACTTCTATTTGCTACTCTTCTCTTTTTTGGTCAAGATGAGACTGTTATAAGAAATATTTTCTATGCAACGCTAATTCCTGGAATTATAGGGCTAATTCTTGTCATATTTTTTGTTGAAGATGTTCCAAAAACTCCTAAAATAGAGCAAAAAAGTTTTAAACTTACCTCTAACGATAAAAAGGCTCTAAAAGATTTGATCTTCTATTTTCTGTTTCTTCTTTTTATGTTCAATGAAGCTTTTTTTACAATGCAAGCTAAAGAGGTTGGTATTGCTGTTGTACTTATTCCACTACTTTATGTAGTTAGTACTTTTACCCAAACATTGACCAGCTACATTTCTGGAGCATTGGTAGATCGTTTCGGTTTTAGTTATGTAATGCTAATAGCGTATCTTTGTGGAGTAGTTGCTCAACTACTTCTTTGGTTTGATAAGCCAATTTTCACCTGGATTGCCTTTATGTTTATGGGGCTTTTTACAGTAGCTTCACTAAATGCAAATAGAGCTATGATAGCTAAAGTAGCTGACAATCGTGGTTCAGTATATGGTATTTTTTATGCTTCTGTTGCTCTTTTGGGAGCTATTGGAGCAGTTGTTTCAGGTTTTATATGGGAAAAGCTTGGTATAGAGTCTGCTTTAATGTATGCTCTTGTTGGTACAGCGGCAATCTTTTTGCTTTATGTATTAAAAAGAATTGCAGAGATAAAAAGTAATGCTAACTCTTGAAGTTAGAGATGTTACAGTTTTTCATAAAGATGTTGTTGGAATTAAAAATGCCTCATTAAAGGCTAAAAATGGTGAAATTATTGGTTTTATTGGTGCAGATGGAGCAGGTAAAAGCTCTTTAATGCACGCTATTTCAGGCATAAAGCAATTTATAGGAGAGATTGTTTTTGATAATTTTTTTTATAGGTCTGTAAAAGATGCTGAACCGATTAAAAAGCATATTGGATTTATGCCTCAGGGAATAGGTTTGGTATTGTATGAAACTCTTACTGTAGAAGAACATCTAAACTTTTTTGCAAATATACGAGGGATCAGACAAGATAAAGAGTTTATAGAATATAAAAATCAGCTGCTTCATATGGCCGGTTTAAGCAGTTTTACGGATCGAAAAGCTATGAACCTTAGCGGTGGAATGATGCAAAAGCTCTCTTTAATTTGCACTCTTTTACACCGTCCGAAACTTCTTATTTTAGATGAACCAACTACAGGAGTTGATCCTTTAAGTCGCTTGGAACTTTGGGAAATACTTGA
Coding sequences within it:
- a CDS encoding HlyD family secretion protein — encoded protein: MKIITKYWLGITLLILVVAASVMIYIKLNPKDLPSYLIEGSGRIDGDLVNLNTKYPGRLEEIFVEDGMPVTKGTIIAKLNSEEFKAQKRSVEREIEAKYKELEAYKTDLEISKVIIPQLLEKAKNSLKVKEAQKRELSQNIALQKALLAQDERDLKRLENLYSQNLIQKEMLEKGKLKYDIDLHKLEALQQKMLQIDEAIKIAKSDLRDAQATQKKIYVLKYNIEALKDGIKALEAKKDQIEAILAEMMLRSPIDGFIVEKIANTGEVVGTGMPIVTLIDPHTLYLKIFLDTIQNGKIKLHDKAVIFLDALPNYPIKAEVVRIAQKAEFTPKEVSVRSDRIQRVFAVYLKPLKVDPLLKLGIPAIGVISLNGKDLPKSLNEIPVQ
- a CDS encoding MFS transporter, with protein sequence MKIDRNIVVLGFVSYFTDMASAMINPIFPIFLVTVLHQGVDKLGIVVAVATFVSYALRLISGYISDRYGVVKPLVVWGYAFSVFSKPLIGLSQDYKSVAVLKAVERLGKALRSAPKDSMIAHYSPKKLTGKTFGFHKTLDIAGELSGTLLLFATLLFFGQDETVIRNIFYATLIPGIIGLILVIFFVEDVPKTPKIEQKSFKLTSNDKKALKDLIFYFLFLLFMFNEAFFTMQAKEVGIAVVLIPLLYVVSTFTQTLTSYISGALVDRFGFSYVMLIAYLCGVVAQLLLWFDKPIFTWIAFMFMGLFTVASLNANRAMIAKVADNRGSVYGIFYASVALLGAIGAVVSGFIWEKLGIESALMYALVGTAAIFLLYVLKRIAEIKSNANS